In the genome of Microcoleus vaginatus PCC 9802, the window CAACGATAAATTAGCTGCTTTCCGCTTTCATTTGCTGCTAAATATGGGGAGAATTACTGCATACGCTTTGGTTGGTGCAGCAATTGGCGGACTGGGTTCGGTGTTAATTGCTGGCGGGCTTTTGGCAGGTACGGGTAGCGAATTGCGGCGGGCGATCGCACTTCTGACGGGTACGATGCTGATTTGGTTCGGAGTAGGGCAAATTAAACCGAACTTGCTGCCGGGATTGCCGCTGCTGCACCCGCTGTCGCACGATCGAGTCGGACAAGCAATGAGCAAGCTTTCGGCAGAAAAAAAGTGGTGGGTGCCGATTGCTTTGGGTTTGCTTTGGGGTTTGATTCCCTGCGGCTTCCTCTACGCAGCGCAGATTAAGGCGGCGGAAACCGGAAATTCGGTTTTGGGTGCGGCGACGATGCTGGCTTTTGGACTCGGCACGCTGCCAACTATGCTGGGAGTGAGTTTTCTTGCTGGCAGATTGAGCGCGGATAAGCGCAGTCAACTGTTTCGGATGGGTGGCTGGGTGACGGTGGCGATCGGGATTCTTACCTTGTTGCGAACCGATGAAATGGTCGATTTTACCGGTCACGCAGCGCTGCTGTGCTTGATACTAGCACTGTTGGCGCGTCCGGTGAGCAAGTTTTTGCCGCAACTGCTGCGCTACCGCCGCGCTTTGGGTGTGGGCGCGTTTGTCTTAGCAGTCGCCCACACGTTTCATATGCTGGATCATACGCTGAAATGGAATTTTGACGCGCTATCTTTTATGTTGCCGCAGCATCAGTTGGGAATGGCGGCTGGGATGCTGTCGCTGCTGTTGATGTTGCCGGCGGCGGTTACAAGTTGCGATCGTATTCAAATTTATTTAGGCCAACTGTGGCGAATGCTTCACCTGTTAAGCGTTCCAGCTTTTTTGCTGTGCGCCATTCATGCTGCACTCATCGGTTCCCACTATCTCGGCGGTTTTGAATGGAAGTTGCACAATCAACTGCTTACAGCCGTGTTAGCGGTGGTTACGGTGTTAGTTATGTTTGTGCGATCGCGCTTATTTTGGTCAGTTTTATCACTAGAAAGTTTCTATGTTTCCCCTGTCAAACAAAAGTAAGACTTTAGGATTGTTAGTTTTTTTGGGATTGCTAGTAGAAGCAGCAATATTTCCCATACCACAGTTAAAATCAATTTCAGTTTTAGCCCACGAAGTCGAAGTATCGGGAGATGTCGCCGCTACCTTTCACCTCGAACCCAACCATAATCCCCGCGCCGGACAGCCTGCGAGAGTGTGGTTTGCGCTGACTCGCAGGGGCGGTCAAATTATCCCGCTAGAGCAGTGTAATTGCAAATTGGCTGTTTATCCTAAAAATCGTAAAGATGGGGATAAGCCGCTGATGCAGCCGCCTTTAACCGCCATATCTGCCGAGAAATATCAACGGATTCCGGGAGCTGATATCGTGTTTCCCAAGGCTGGGATGTACGAACTTGAATTGAGCGGAACAGCCCAAAATAAAGCTAACTTTAAACCATTTAAATTGAGTTATACTGTCACCGTTAGGTAGTATGATTTTAGATTTTAGATTTTAAAATTTAATGAGTGATGATCGAGAGATTTTTTGTTAATTAACCGCAGAGAGCGCCGAGGGCAGAAAAGAAGAGGAAGATTGAGAACAAGTTTTCAAATCTTAATTTTTAATAAAGATAAGTCGGTTGATTCTGCACTAAGTAAATTTCTGCGTTACCTTGTCAGTGTTCATTATGGAACTTATGCAAGCTAACCTCTCTTGAGCTGACCCAAGGATATAACGATGGATATCTTATCTAACACCGTGGCCCTATCGCGGATGCAATTTGCGCTAACCGCCATATTCCATATGCTGTGGCCAGTTCTGACAACTGGAATGGGGATTTATCTGGTAATTGTTGAAGGAATGTGGCTGAAAACTCGCAATTCCGACTACTACCATCACGCTCGTTTTTGGTCTAAACTCTACCTCCTAAACTTCGGTATAGGAGTAGCTTCAGGAATTCCGATGGAATTTCAATTTGGCACGAACTGGGCACCATTCTCTGAAGCTGTTGGTGACTTTTTTGGCAGCATTTTAGGCTTTGAAGCTTCAATGGCATTTATGCTAGAAGCCGGCTTTTTAGGAATTATGCTGTTTGGTTGGGAGCGCGTTAACCCGATCGTCCATTATTTCGCTACAATCATGGTAGCCTTCGGCGCTAACCTATCAACCGTCTGGATTTTAGTCGCTAACTCTTGGCTGCAAACTCCTGCGGGCGGAGAAATGGTCAATGGCAAGTTTATTGTCAGCGATTACTTTCAAGCAATTATGAACCCGTTCGCATTAAACAGCATTCTTCATATGTTTTTTGCGACGTTAGAAACTTCGCTGTTTGTCATTGGCGGAATTAGCGCTTGGTATATTCTCAATAAGCGCAACCAAGCCTTTTTTTCCAAGTCATTAAAAATTGCCATAGCGACAGCAATCGCCGTTGCACCTTTGCAGATATACATCGGACATTTGAGCGCCGAACAAGTTTATCACTATCAACCCGCTAAATTAGCAGCAATCGAAGCTAAGTGGGAAACCTCACCAGCGGGAGAGTCAGCAGATTGGACTTTGCTAGCTTTGCCTAATGAAAAAGCCCAAAAAAATGACTGGGAAATTCGTGTTCCTAATGGCTTAGGATACGTTCTGGAATTTAAACAAAAACTCTCCGAACCCGTACTCGGATTGAAGGAATGGAAGCCAGAAAATAGACCCCGGATGGTGGGTTTAATCTACTATTGTTTCCGCATCATGTCGGGAATTGGATTCTTCTTTGTAGGATTAATGCTGTTCAGTATAATTCAGTGGATGCGAGGCAAACTTGCTGCTGAAAATATTGCCGCTCAACCTTGGCTGATGCGCGCTTGGGTATTAGCTGCTCCCCTAGGATATATTGCTGTAGAATCGGGTTGGATTGTCCGCTGTGTCGGCAAACAACCGTGGGCTTTATACGGGCAAATTCGCACTGCTGACGCGGTGTCAAACATCCCCGCCAGCAATGTTTTAACTTCTCTCAGTTTCTTTGCCGTTGTTTACAGCTTTTTGTTTGTTTGTGCCTTGTATTTTGGCAGCAGAATTATCCGCCAAGGCCCTAATTTAAGCCTGCCTGTGCCAGGTTTAGACAATCAACCCGAAATCGAAAGTCAACCAGCAGGAGACATTCCCGATAAACGTCCCGTAGAAGCACAACAATAGGAGATTGTATGCAAGCTTTGGAGCATTTTCTCCCGCAAGTTTGGTTTGTCATTTTGGCTTTGTTTCTCTTGCTCTACGTCATGCTAGACGGTTTTGACTTAGGAGTAGGAATCTTGTCTCTGACTTCTGACGACGAGGAACGCAGGGACATTTTAATGACGAGTTTGGGCAACGTTTGGGACGCCAACGAAACGTGGCTGGTGTTGATGGCAGGCGCTTTATTTGGTGCATTTCCACTTGCTTACGGCACGATTTTAACGGCATTGTACATACCGATTTGCCTGATGCTTTTTGGTTTGATATTTCGGGCTGTAGCCTTTGAGTTTCGCGAGCATTCTAATCGCAAATTACTCTGGAATTATGCCTTTGGTGCTGGCAGTTTTTTAGCAGCTTTAGCTCAAGGATTTGCCTTGGGTGCCGTGCTCGAGGGCATTGCGGTTGATGAAGCCGGTCACTTTGTAGGTTCTACTTGGGATTGGCTGGATTGGCGATCGATCTTGGTTGCTTTGACGCTGATTCAAGGCTATGTTTTGATCGGTTCAACCTATCTAATTATGAAAACGGAGGGCGAACTGCAAACAAATCACTATCGCACGGCTAAAATTGCGGCGGTGACGACTTTAATCGGAGCGATTTTAATTACGATTGCCACTCCGATTTTTTACGAAAGTGCTAGAGCCAGGTTGTTCGAGAAACCGCTAGTTTATGTCTTTGCCGCGATTCCTTTGCTGGGAGTGATGTTGGTAGGACTGCTGCTGAAAAGTCTCGCAAACAAAGAAGAACGCACGCCGTTTGTCTGGACGATTCTGATTTTTTTGCTCAGTTTTATCGGCTTGGGGTTGATTGTTTTTCCCTATATTATTCCCTCCAAAATCACGATTTACCAAGCTGCAGCTTCGCCCAGCGCCCTGGTATTTATGATTGTGTTCATGGGCATTCTGCTCCCGATTATGATTTTTTACAACATCTACAATTATGTTGTGTTTCGGGGTAAGGTTGTCGGCGGCCACTACGGGAAATAAAGCATAATAAAACCGCAGATGCAGGCAAATATACGCAGATAAGCTCAAATCTAGATTTGAGCTTATCTGCGTATATTTGCGGTTAAAAATTACAAATTATTGTTTTTCGATACCATCACAACTTACGCAACCATACTATACATAACATAGCGCCAATAGTGCAGAATAGGGAAAGGAACTCGTTTAGGATTAGCGATCGCACCTCAGGCGATTTGAAGTTTGAGATTTGAGATTGCTCCCACGGATGAGTCCGGGGGCTTGCGATCGGGATGCGGAGCTTTTTTCAAAGGTACACAGATAAATCCGGATGCTTGTGACTAACTTGCTTTTGGTCAAATAATAGTTGATAAACATTGGGAAAAAATTACAGTTAATTCTGTCCCTAGCGAGGGTGCAGAGTGGGCGATCGCTATATTTGTCACATAATAAAATACAATGGAATAGAAGGTTTTAATTTAACTCTTTTATAATAAAGGGTCAATAAGTTATGGATACGATCGCCGATTTGTCAGGTTATGAGATTACAGAGCAACTTTATGCAGGTACACGTACCCTAGTCTATCGAGGCATCCGTACCCGTGACCAATACCCAGTCGTCATCAAACTGCTGCGGAACCAATACCCCCCCTTCAACGAGCTCGTCCAGTTTCGCAACCAATATACCATTGCCAAAAATCTAGATTTCCCTCACATCGTCAAACCGCTGACGCTGGAAGTATACCAGAATAGCTATGCCCTAGTAATGGAGGACTTTGGCGGAGTCTCCCTACCTACTTATCTCCAAACAGCAACAAATCAAACCCAATCATTTCAAGCTTTACCTTTAGCAGAATTTCTTCAAGTCGCCATACAACTAACAGATATTATTCACTACCTTTACCAAAACCGAGTCATTCATAAAGATATTAAACCCGCTAATATTCTCATTAATCCAGACACCAAAGAAATTAAACTAATTGACTTTAGTATTGCATCCCTCTTACCACGAGAAACCCAAGAAATTCAGAATCCCAATATTTTAGAAGGCACATTAGCCTATCTCTCTCCCGAACAAACAGGACGGATGAATCGAGGCATTGACTATCGTAGTGACTTTTATTCCCTGGGTGTGACTTTTTATGAATTGTTGACAGGAAAGTTGCCATTTATCTCGGATGACCCGATGAAATTGGTGCATTGTCACCTCGCTAAACCCTCGATACCGATCCAT includes:
- a CDS encoding sulfite exporter TauE/SafE family protein encodes the protein MLDLLLIAILGFLGSFGHCAGMCGPLTMAFSLSNSRNDKLAAFRFHLLLNMGRITAYALVGAAIGGLGSVLIAGGLLAGTGSELRRAIALLTGTMLIWFGVGQIKPNLLPGLPLLHPLSHDRVGQAMSKLSAEKKWWVPIALGLLWGLIPCGFLYAAQIKAAETGNSVLGAATMLAFGLGTLPTMLGVSFLAGRLSADKRSQLFRMGGWVTVAIGILTLLRTDEMVDFTGHAALLCLILALLARPVSKFLPQLLRYRRALGVGAFVLAVAHTFHMLDHTLKWNFDALSFMLPQHQLGMAAGMLSLLLMLPAAVTSCDRIQIYLGQLWRMLHLLSVPAFLLCAIHAALIGSHYLGGFEWKLHNQLLTAVLAVVTVLVMFVRSRLFWSVLSLESFYVSPVKQK
- a CDS encoding cytochrome ubiquinol oxidase subunit I, with protein sequence MDILSNTVALSRMQFALTAIFHMLWPVLTTGMGIYLVIVEGMWLKTRNSDYYHHARFWSKLYLLNFGIGVASGIPMEFQFGTNWAPFSEAVGDFFGSILGFEASMAFMLEAGFLGIMLFGWERVNPIVHYFATIMVAFGANLSTVWILVANSWLQTPAGGEMVNGKFIVSDYFQAIMNPFALNSILHMFFATLETSLFVIGGISAWYILNKRNQAFFSKSLKIAIATAIAVAPLQIYIGHLSAEQVYHYQPAKLAAIEAKWETSPAGESADWTLLALPNEKAQKNDWEIRVPNGLGYVLEFKQKLSEPVLGLKEWKPENRPRMVGLIYYCFRIMSGIGFFFVGLMLFSIIQWMRGKLAAENIAAQPWLMRAWVLAAPLGYIAVESGWIVRCVGKQPWALYGQIRTADAVSNIPASNVLTSLSFFAVVYSFLFVCALYFGSRIIRQGPNLSLPVPGLDNQPEIESQPAGDIPDKRPVEAQQ
- the cydB gene encoding cytochrome d ubiquinol oxidase subunit II — protein: MQALEHFLPQVWFVILALFLLLYVMLDGFDLGVGILSLTSDDEERRDILMTSLGNVWDANETWLVLMAGALFGAFPLAYGTILTALYIPICLMLFGLIFRAVAFEFREHSNRKLLWNYAFGAGSFLAALAQGFALGAVLEGIAVDEAGHFVGSTWDWLDWRSILVALTLIQGYVLIGSTYLIMKTEGELQTNHYRTAKIAAVTTLIGAILITIATPIFYESARARLFEKPLVYVFAAIPLLGVMLVGLLLKSLANKEERTPFVWTILIFLLSFIGLGLIVFPYIIPSKITIYQAAASPSALVFMIVFMGILLPIMIFYNIYNYVVFRGKVVGGHYGK